Proteins from a genomic interval of Undibacterium parvum:
- a CDS encoding porin — translation MKKTLIAFAVLGAFAANASAQSSVTIYGIIDAATVYTTNQSANGGSKMSMESGQMAVSRWGFKGTEDLGGGLKANFNFEGTLVNDTGAAGVSYGGDGKIDPKTGLFSAVGTTPTLFDRNATVGLSGDFGTVNFGRQNMLGVDSLSLADPLSAAHAASNPNVVYSAMNSGALFGGFGANGGGTALRQNNSIKYLTPMVSGFGGAAMYAFGEQAGNTSANTYAGLAGYFTDGSSGVAFAYAKMKDATANSTLTLLGGGGKLKLDAVALKLTYVENKVDGGLLNNRKIAVVGAGVDFALSPVTTLTAAYYDTKLSGLGSGKADQYIAMGKYALSKRSTIYASFTYVKAGSVALGDTLMSGGLIPNGANQDKAYRTAVGINHSF, via the coding sequence ATGAAAAAAACGCTAATCGCTTTCGCAGTTCTGGGTGCCTTCGCCGCCAATGCTTCCGCTCAATCGAGTGTCACTATTTACGGCATTATCGATGCTGCTACAGTGTATACGACCAACCAATCTGCTAACGGCGGTTCTAAGATGTCTATGGAGTCAGGCCAGATGGCAGTTTCTCGCTGGGGTTTCAAGGGCACTGAGGATTTGGGTGGCGGTTTGAAAGCGAACTTCAACTTTGAAGGTACTTTGGTTAATGATACCGGCGCGGCTGGTGTTAGTTATGGTGGTGATGGCAAGATAGATCCTAAGACGGGTTTGTTCTCTGCAGTCGGTACGACACCAACTTTATTCGATCGCAATGCCACGGTAGGTCTGTCTGGTGATTTCGGTACAGTTAATTTTGGACGCCAGAATATGCTGGGTGTCGATTCACTGTCTCTCGCCGATCCTTTGAGCGCAGCACATGCCGCGAGTAATCCTAACGTTGTATATAGCGCCATGAACTCTGGCGCCTTGTTTGGTGGCTTTGGTGCCAATGGTGGCGGCACTGCTTTGCGTCAAAATAACTCTATCAAATACCTGACGCCTATGGTGTCCGGTTTTGGTGGCGCCGCGATGTACGCTTTTGGTGAGCAGGCGGGCAATACTTCCGCCAATACTTATGCCGGTTTGGCTGGATATTTCACTGACGGTTCTTCAGGTGTGGCGTTTGCATATGCAAAAATGAAAGATGCTACGGCTAACTCGACTTTGACTTTGCTGGGTGGCGGTGGAAAATTGAAACTCGATGCGGTCGCACTTAAACTGACTTACGTTGAAAACAAAGTGGATGGCGGCCTTTTAAATAATCGTAAAATTGCAGTTGTCGGTGCCGGCGTTGATTTTGCATTATCTCCAGTGACTACTTTGACTGCAGCTTATTACGACACTAAACTTTCTGGTTTAGGTAGCGGTAAAGCAGATCAGTACATCGCCATGGGTAAATATGCATTGAGCAAGCGTTCTACTATCTATGCTTCTTTTACTTATGTGAAGGCTGGTTCTGTGGCATTGGGCGACACTTTGATGTCAGGTGGTCTGATTCCTAATGGCGCGAATCAAGATAAAGCATATCGTACGGCGGTTGGCATTAACCATTCGTTCTAA
- a CDS encoding porin: MKKSLIALAVLSAVAGAAQAQSSVTVYGLVDMGLQRQEIGATKAHGNTPATASSTTTALDSGNQSGSRLGFKGSEDLGGGLKANFKLEMGVFADTGASQGNTFGRQAYVGLSGDFGAVNFGRQYTPMFIAVDSFDPFGTGLTSGAAGESTSSFGAAAFFEPNVVGPRKNNSVTYSTNDLGGFTANLMYGLGEEKAGDNKSSRYMSMSAAYTAGPLFVTGVYSESEKGTNVPYTTKTSLFAATYDFSVVKLAGAYSYLKNDGTPSDALKRDVYSIGATVPVSAAGSFIFNYITSKNKNRTLLTNPKPVGPAPQTLADADANQTAIGYTHSLSKRTNVYTSFSYNRNNTDVSMGDAGGKARPDGATIKMFNVGIRHMF, from the coding sequence ATGAAAAAATCACTCATCGCTCTGGCAGTTTTGTCTGCAGTTGCAGGCGCGGCACAAGCTCAATCTTCAGTTACAGTCTACGGTTTGGTAGATATGGGTCTGCAACGCCAAGAAATTGGCGCAACTAAAGCACATGGCAATACTCCTGCAACTGCGTCCTCGACTACGACTGCCCTGGATAGTGGTAATCAATCCGGTTCACGTTTGGGTTTCAAAGGTAGTGAAGATCTGGGCGGCGGTTTGAAGGCAAATTTCAAATTGGAAATGGGTGTTTTTGCTGATACTGGCGCGTCTCAAGGCAATACTTTTGGTCGCCAAGCCTATGTTGGTTTGTCCGGTGATTTCGGTGCGGTGAACTTTGGTCGCCAATATACACCTATGTTTATCGCTGTTGATAGCTTTGATCCTTTTGGAACAGGCTTGACTAGCGGAGCAGCTGGCGAAAGTACTAGTAGTTTTGGTGCTGCCGCTTTCTTTGAACCAAATGTTGTAGGTCCACGTAAAAACAATAGCGTTACCTATTCAACTAATGATTTGGGTGGTTTTACGGCAAATCTGATGTACGGTCTGGGTGAAGAAAAAGCGGGCGACAATAAATCTTCTCGTTACATGAGTATGAGTGCTGCTTATACGGCTGGTCCATTGTTCGTAACTGGTGTGTATAGCGAATCAGAAAAAGGTACTAATGTTCCATACACGACAAAGACCTCATTGTTTGCCGCTACTTATGATTTCTCAGTAGTTAAATTGGCTGGTGCGTATTCATATTTGAAAAATGACGGCACTCCTTCTGATGCTTTGAAGCGCGATGTTTACTCTATCGGTGCTACCGTTCCTGTTAGCGCCGCCGGTAGTTTTATATTTAACTACATCACATCCAAGAACAAAAATCGTACTCTTTTAACTAATCCAAAGCCGGTTGGCCCAGCGCCACAAACATTGGCAGATGCTGACGCTAATCAAACAGCGATTGGTTACACGCACTCTTTGTCTAAGCGTACTAACGTCTATACTTCATTTTCTTACAATCGCAACAACACTGATGTGAGTATGGGTGACGCTGGTGGCAAAGCCAGACCAGATGGTGCGACTATCAAAATGTTCAACGTTGGTATCCGTCACATGTTCTAA
- a CDS encoding 2-keto-4-pentenoate hydratase: MNARDYALEILQARASGQTLPAVSSRTELKLEQAYEIAKNIDEIRKGLGERPIGRSLSVSWNTPHGEDALARLSWTTLFDATVRHLPSNVCLQSLEGAMRPKISAVVIFKLATTPAAEASLEQLVSSIEWMAHGIEILVTPYPDEAFSDADAIAALGLHGTLLIGPAQPLSLASRAQLGQLLANASVSLSCDGSLIAAGYGSKVLDSPVHALRYIHQQLKLQSQFPPLQAGEIISTGSWTAPITVQTGQTWSSAFSGLDLAGISVSFV; the protein is encoded by the coding sequence ATGAATGCTCGTGATTACGCTCTTGAAATTCTTCAGGCACGCGCCTCTGGGCAAACTTTGCCTGCCGTTTCCAGCCGTACGGAACTCAAGCTAGAGCAGGCCTATGAGATTGCCAAAAACATAGACGAGATCCGCAAGGGCCTAGGCGAACGCCCTATTGGACGTAGTCTGTCTGTGAGCTGGAATACCCCGCATGGCGAGGACGCGCTAGCAAGGCTAAGCTGGACTACGCTGTTTGATGCCACAGTTCGCCACCTGCCCTCGAATGTCTGCCTACAAAGTCTGGAGGGCGCGATGCGCCCCAAGATCAGCGCTGTCGTGATATTTAAGCTTGCCACCACACCAGCCGCCGAGGCCAGTCTGGAACAACTCGTCAGCAGCATAGAGTGGATGGCACATGGGATAGAAATCCTGGTCACGCCTTACCCGGACGAGGCTTTTTCAGATGCTGATGCAATTGCCGCTCTAGGCCTGCATGGCACGCTATTAATCGGACCAGCCCAGCCACTCAGCCTGGCCTCACGCGCACAGTTGGGGCAATTACTGGCAAACGCCAGTGTCTCGCTCTCTTGCGACGGCAGCCTAATCGCCGCGGGATATGGCAGCAAGGTATTAGACAGCCCTGTGCATGCACTTAGATATATTCACCAACAACTCAAACTACAAAGCCAATTTCCCCCATTGCAAGCGGGCGAGATCATCAGCACTGGCAGTTGGACCGCCCCCATTACTGTACAAACCGGGCAAACCTGGTCTAGCGCATTTTCCGGCCTAGACCTAGCCGGTATCTCAGTTTCCTTCGTCTGA
- the ruvB gene encoding Holliday junction branch migration DNA helicase RuvB — MSIQTDNFSSAVSETRIISATPSSPQEEAIERALRPKQLDEYVGQEKIRGQLEIFISAAKKRSEALDHTLLFGPPGLGKTTLAHIIAREMGVNLRQTSGPVLERAGDLAALLTNLEANDVLFIDEIHRLSPVVEEILYPALEDYQIDIMIGEGPAARSVKLDLQPFTLVGATTRAGMLTNPLRDRFGIVARLEFYTADELTKIVTRSAALLGVPIQPDGAREIAKRARGTPRIANRLLRRVRDYAEVKGNGEISKEAADAALIMLDVDAVGFDLMDRKLLEAILFKFGGGPVGLDNVAAAIGEERDTIEDVLEPYLIQQGYLQRTPRGRIATPSAYAHFGITAPRTGPNGELWNTLDL, encoded by the coding sequence ATGAGCATACAAACCGATAATTTTTCTTCCGCAGTCAGCGAAACCCGTATCATTTCAGCCACGCCCTCGTCACCGCAAGAAGAGGCGATAGAACGCGCCTTGCGCCCTAAGCAGCTCGATGAATACGTAGGACAGGAAAAAATTCGTGGCCAGCTAGAGATTTTTATCAGTGCCGCCAAGAAGCGTAGCGAAGCACTCGATCACACCTTATTGTTCGGCCCGCCTGGTTTGGGTAAAACCACGCTGGCTCACATCATCGCCCGTGAAATGGGTGTTAATCTGCGCCAGACCTCGGGGCCGGTACTAGAGCGCGCCGGCGACCTGGCAGCGCTACTGACCAATCTGGAAGCGAATGACGTCTTGTTCATCGATGAGATTCATAGGCTATCACCGGTAGTCGAAGAGATTTTATATCCTGCGCTGGAAGACTATCAGATCGACATCATGATAGGTGAAGGTCCCGCAGCGCGCTCGGTCAAACTCGATCTGCAGCCCTTCACACTGGTGGGGGCCACCACCCGCGCCGGTATGTTGACCAATCCTTTGCGCGATCGTTTTGGCATCGTTGCCAGATTAGAGTTTTATACGGCGGACGAGCTTACCAAGATCGTCACGCGCTCAGCCGCCTTGCTAGGCGTGCCGATACAGCCGGACGGCGCACGTGAAATCGCCAAACGCGCGCGCGGCACGCCGCGTATCGCGAATCGCCTGTTGCGCCGGGTGCGCGATTACGCCGAGGTTAAGGGCAATGGCGAAATTAGCAAAGAGGCCGCCGATGCGGCCCTGATCATGCTGGACGTCGATGCGGTAGGTTTTGATCTGATGGATAGAAAACTGCTGGAAGCGATCTTGTTTAAATTTGGCGGTGGCCCGGTCGGTTTAGATAATGTGGCAGCCGCCATCGGTGAAGAGCGCGACACCATAGAAGATGTGCTGGAACCCTATCTGATACAACAGGGCTATTTGCAACGCACACCACGCGGTCGCATCGCCACCCCTAGCGCCTACGCCCACTTCGGCATTACGGCACCCAGAACCGGGCCGAATGGTGAGTTGTGGAATACGCTGGATTTGTAA
- the coq7 gene encoding 2-polyprenyl-3-methyl-6-methoxy-1,4-benzoquinone monooxygenase, with the protein MLFSNIDHLLLGVDRALRVVTGQATARRPSPALAVQESMLSDQEKRLSAGLMRVNHVGEICAQALYDAQAQFTNTTAISQQFTHSGIEEEDHLAWSAQRIAELNSRPSLLTPLWYAGAYLCGTVAARCGDAASLGFVVETEKQVAAHLASHLEKLPADDSKSRAIVEQMRIDEIAHGAAAQSLGASDLPTPVKVTMRAMAKVMTSTAYYI; encoded by the coding sequence ATGCTATTTTCTAATATTGACCACCTACTACTAGGTGTAGACCGCGCCTTACGCGTTGTTACTGGCCAAGCCACAGCGCGCCGCCCAAGCCCTGCACTCGCGGTGCAAGAAAGTATGCTATCTGATCAAGAGAAAAGACTTAGCGCCGGACTGATGCGCGTTAATCATGTGGGCGAAATCTGCGCCCAGGCGCTCTACGATGCGCAAGCGCAATTTACCAATACGACGGCGATCAGTCAGCAATTCACGCATTCAGGTATAGAAGAAGAGGATCATCTGGCGTGGTCGGCACAAAGAATTGCCGAACTCAATTCGCGCCCTAGCCTACTCACGCCACTCTGGTATGCCGGTGCCTATCTGTGTGGAACGGTCGCGGCGCGTTGTGGCGATGCGGCCAGTTTGGGCTTTGTGGTAGAAACTGAAAAGCAAGTGGCGGCGCATTTAGCCAGCCATCTGGAAAAATTGCCTGCGGACGATAGTAAATCACGCGCCATCGTCGAACAAATGCGAATAGATGAGATCGCGCATGGTGCTGCAGCACAGTCCCTGGGTGCCAGCGACTTACCGACACCAGTCAAAGTAACGATGCGAGCAATGGCAAAAGTCATGACCAGCACGGCTTACTATATTTGA
- a CDS encoding YaiI/YqxD family protein, translating to MQIWVDADACPNVIKQILFQAAERLQISTTLVANQFLTTPPSRVIKALQVPAGFDVADNEIVRLMQAGDLVITGDIPLASDVLTKGGYALNPRGSFYTAENIREFLSMRQFMEELRSGGVETGGPAAFSNADRQAFANQLDRFLTKHGGS from the coding sequence ATGCAAATCTGGGTCGATGCCGATGCCTGCCCCAATGTCATCAAACAAATTTTGTTTCAGGCTGCCGAACGCCTGCAAATTAGCACCACCTTAGTTGCCAATCAATTTCTGACTACCCCGCCTTCACGCGTGATTAAGGCGCTGCAAGTGCCCGCTGGTTTTGATGTCGCCGACAATGAAATCGTCAGACTGATGCAGGCCGGTGACCTGGTGATTACCGGTGATATTCCGCTAGCCTCCGATGTTTTAACTAAGGGCGGTTATGCACTCAATCCGCGCGGCTCATTCTATACCGCAGAGAATATTCGCGAGTTCCTGAGCATGCGTCAGTTCATGGAAGAATTGCGCAGCGGCGGCGTCGAGACCGGCGGGCCAGCGGCCTTCTCCAACGCGGATAGGCAAGCCTTCGCCAATCAGCTTGATCGGTTTCTGACGAAACATGGCGGCAGCTAG
- a CDS encoding TonB family protein has protein sequence MRFTTGSTPAVTKDIANRRLFIGVLLSLLCHALLLSLQFGIPGLGLPGLATPWSERRLDLPPPDLPIQLALPAPQPEEAVAAAPPILAAPKPEQISGMQLMAMPLPVVPAPAVSKAVQKPKKQKKNKTVEQISALALPVLPLPVLPTPAAARDAVETPVRVIAQDQKTEDSFVVPAASPEEPEHKASDSKIAKQKEEAILALVEEKNAELEAQAAQAQLAELALNREKEANLKQALIDAEAQALRDAQAQQLALKSAQLMQQKAQQKAEQKAEALKQQQEAVVAEQSLQKKKIAKKQEDDARQLAQENAEKVAQKNAQNAAALAAQKQEQLMQRKHQEAQAKEHQLTLDLEAKKALEEQLKQQQIQQQIQQAQLRQQQQELKTQKQAEQKLAEQKLAEQKLAEQKLAEQKLAEQKLAEQKLAEQKLAEQKLVEQRGRERALNDAAVAAAGKAASQAKANDDAFGGPGKLDGVARAKDIFSSELASRAREQLRGMDVLRGTPPVPRSQQDDRRRSLFGSIEREIPLRMYVDGWRQKVERNGNLNYSQTAKDKARGDPVVVVALRSDGSVEDVTIIRSSGRADLDEAVKRIVRVNAPYAAFPPNIAAKYDVIEIRRIWNFDETLKILEELR, from the coding sequence ATGCGTTTTACTACAGGATCGACCCCGGCTGTCACTAAGGATATTGCGAATAGGCGCCTGTTCATAGGCGTGTTGTTGTCGCTACTTTGTCATGCGCTGCTCTTGTCTTTGCAGTTTGGTATTCCAGGTTTAGGTTTGCCGGGACTGGCAACTCCCTGGAGCGAGCGCCGTCTAGACTTGCCGCCGCCAGATCTACCAATACAGCTGGCTTTGCCAGCGCCTCAGCCTGAGGAGGCGGTTGCCGCGGCGCCCCCCATATTGGCAGCGCCTAAACCTGAGCAAATTTCTGGAATGCAGTTGATGGCAATGCCGCTTCCTGTTGTGCCTGCCCCTGCGGTGAGCAAGGCTGTGCAAAAACCGAAAAAACAGAAAAAAAATAAGACGGTCGAGCAGATTAGTGCGCTGGCTTTACCTGTGCTGCCTTTACCTGTGCTGCCTACACCAGCGGCGGCGCGGGACGCGGTCGAGACCCCCGTGCGAGTTATCGCTCAAGATCAAAAAACTGAGGATAGTTTTGTCGTGCCGGCGGCTAGCCCAGAAGAGCCAGAACATAAAGCAAGTGACAGCAAGATCGCCAAACAAAAAGAAGAGGCGATCTTGGCACTGGTAGAAGAAAAAAATGCTGAATTAGAGGCGCAAGCAGCCCAGGCGCAACTGGCCGAATTAGCGCTCAACAGAGAAAAAGAAGCAAATCTAAAGCAAGCCTTGATCGACGCAGAAGCGCAAGCTCTGCGTGATGCACAGGCGCAGCAGTTGGCGCTGAAGAGCGCGCAATTAATGCAACAAAAAGCGCAACAAAAAGCAGAGCAAAAAGCCGAAGCCTTAAAGCAGCAGCAAGAGGCGGTAGTCGCGGAGCAGTCTTTGCAAAAGAAAAAAATAGCGAAAAAGCAGGAAGATGATGCGCGTCAATTGGCACAGGAAAATGCAGAAAAAGTCGCCCAGAAAAACGCTCAAAACGCCGCTGCACTCGCAGCTCAGAAACAGGAACAATTAATGCAGCGCAAACATCAGGAGGCGCAGGCAAAAGAGCATCAATTGACGCTCGATCTAGAAGCTAAAAAAGCTTTGGAAGAGCAATTAAAGCAGCAACAAATCCAGCAACAAATCCAGCAAGCACAATTGCGGCAGCAACAACAAGAATTGAAAACGCAAAAGCAGGCAGAACAAAAACTAGCAGAGCAAAAACTAGCAGAGCAAAAACTAGCAGAGCAAAAACTAGCAGAGCAAAAACTAGCAGAACAAAAACTAGCAGAGCAAAAACTAGCAGAACAAAAACTAGCAGAGCAAAAACTAGTTGAGCAAAGGGGGCGTGAGCGCGCACTCAATGATGCTGCAGTTGCCGCAGCGGGCAAGGCAGCAAGTCAAGCTAAGGCCAATGATGATGCATTCGGTGGACCAGGAAAGCTTGACGGTGTGGCGCGCGCTAAGGATATCTTTAGTAGTGAGCTGGCCAGTCGCGCCAGAGAGCAATTGCGCGGTATGGACGTATTGCGTGGTACGCCACCCGTGCCGCGCAGCCAGCAAGATGATCGGCGACGCAGCCTTTTTGGCAGTATAGAAAGAGAAATTCCCTTGCGCATGTACGTAGATGGATGGCGTCAAAAAGTCGAGCGCAATGGCAATTTAAACTATTCGCAAACTGCGAAAGATAAAGCCCGTGGCGACCCTGTGGTGGTGGTCGCGCTACGCAGCGATGGCAGCGTCGAGGATGTGACTATTATTCGCTCCAGTGGGCGGGCCGATTTAGATGAGGCGGTCAAACGTATCGTGCGGGTGAATGCTCCCTACGCAGCTTTCCCGCCGAATATTGCAGCGAAATACGATGTGATAGAAATCCGACGAATCTGGAATTTTGATGAAACTCTAAAAATTCTGGAAGAATTGCGTTAA
- a CDS encoding diguanylate cyclase: MTLARLLNIPGSHLRLRILALLALIWILVTSLLFATPASATGSVIELRDTQTFIQTWPSITELSDPEKKLSIAQVMQAKNDFKQPQKAFATLGMRKDAVWLHIPVAVTAASNGVWVLDIDYPVINRIDLYVTSEEQLIQQTTLGNLQPRAERAIDGRAHAFGLRLKPGSNYDLYLRVENTGAMILPISLNKPSMFHTRSLDEHMLQGLLTGLALCLLVYSLAQWVSLSEHLFVKYAILISGSILFSLLQFGIGAQYLWSDNIWIETHLGGISALIAIIGTFLFIEQVLAGPDLNKWLERLMQLGAGFCTLVAISFSLDWIDIHTVTLVVSTVGLLPTILGSPGAFARARRGDPVGIYFLLAWTAYFIATAIMIELIKGRLPANFWTMHSFQFGATFDMLIFMKVLGLRTKAMHTEMLHTAGERDKLHSLAHSDPLTGLPNRREIHTAIANALALSAPEKIVAVYMLDLDGFKLVNDQYGHDIGDELLISVARRLQANLRPNDIVARLGGDEFVVMAKDLNSPQEAQDLAEKLLSAFNYAFILTSQTCRVGLTIGYALAPFDGQLTPELLKRADAAMYCGKQDGKHCARRGEISENQGQLFKNSSLESHTDSAAA, encoded by the coding sequence ATGACCTTAGCACGTTTACTCAACATACCGGGTTCCCACTTAAGACTCCGGATCTTGGCTCTCTTGGCCTTGATCTGGATACTTGTCACGTCCCTACTATTTGCTACGCCGGCCTCAGCCACAGGCTCAGTAATAGAATTAAGAGATACGCAAACCTTCATCCAGACCTGGCCTAGCATCACAGAATTATCCGACCCAGAAAAAAAGCTCAGCATTGCCCAAGTAATGCAGGCCAAAAATGACTTCAAGCAGCCGCAAAAAGCCTTTGCGACTCTAGGCATGCGTAAAGATGCAGTTTGGTTACACATACCAGTGGCCGTCACGGCGGCCAGTAACGGCGTGTGGGTGCTAGACATTGATTACCCGGTCATCAATCGCATCGATTTATATGTGACCAGTGAGGAGCAATTAATACAGCAAACGACTCTAGGTAATCTGCAACCACGTGCCGAAAGAGCGATCGATGGACGTGCTCATGCTTTCGGTTTAAGACTAAAACCGGGTAGTAATTATGATCTGTATTTGCGCGTAGAAAACACAGGCGCAATGATTTTGCCAATTAGCTTAAACAAGCCGTCTATGTTTCATACCCGCTCACTCGATGAACATATGTTGCAAGGCTTGCTCACCGGTTTAGCGCTCTGCCTTCTGGTGTATAGCCTGGCACAATGGGTGAGTCTGAGCGAACACTTGTTCGTCAAATATGCCATCTTAATCTCGGGTAGCATCTTATTTTCCTTACTGCAGTTCGGCATAGGCGCGCAGTATTTATGGTCCGATAATATCTGGATAGAGACTCATCTCGGTGGCATCTCTGCACTGATTGCGATCATCGGCACCTTTTTATTTATAGAACAAGTATTGGCCGGACCAGACCTTAACAAATGGTTGGAACGCTTGATGCAGTTAGGCGCTGGTTTCTGTACGTTGGTCGCTATTAGCTTTAGCTTAGACTGGATAGACATACATACGGTCACTTTGGTGGTAAGCACCGTTGGCCTACTCCCCACGATACTGGGGTCACCCGGTGCGTTTGCCCGAGCCCGTCGTGGTGACCCAGTCGGAATCTACTTTTTACTCGCCTGGACCGCGTATTTCATTGCGACTGCGATCATGATAGAGCTGATCAAAGGACGTCTACCTGCGAACTTTTGGACCATGCACTCGTTTCAGTTCGGTGCGACGTTTGATATGCTAATTTTTATGAAGGTACTGGGCTTACGTACTAAGGCTATGCACACAGAAATGCTGCACACCGCTGGCGAACGGGACAAACTCCACTCCCTGGCGCATAGTGACCCGCTGACCGGGCTACCCAATCGGCGCGAAATTCATACTGCCATTGCCAATGCCTTAGCGCTCAGTGCCCCAGAAAAAATCGTGGCCGTCTACATGCTCGATCTAGACGGTTTCAAGCTGGTCAATGATCAATATGGACACGACATCGGTGATGAGTTACTGATCTCGGTCGCTAGACGGCTGCAGGCGAACTTAAGGCCCAACGATATCGTTGCGCGCCTGGGCGGCGATGAATTCGTGGTCATGGCGAAAGACTTAAATAGCCCGCAAGAAGCGCAAGATCTCGCCGAAAAACTGCTTAGCGCGTTTAACTATGCTTTCATCTTAACCAGTCAAACCTGTAGAGTCGGTCTCACCATCGGCTACGCCCTTGCCCCATTCGATGGTCAACTAACACCTGAACTACTCAAGCGTGCTGATGCCGCCATGTATTGTGGCAAACAAGATGGAAAGCATTGTGCACGACGCGGTGAAATCTCAGAGAATCAAGGCCAACTGTTCAAAAATTCTAGCCTGGAATCACATACAGACTCTGCTGCTGCCTGA
- the ruvA gene encoding Holliday junction branch migration protein RuvA, giving the protein MIGRIAGILIEKNPPQLLVDCQGVGYEIDVPMSTFYNLPALGEKVILLTHLAIREDAHVLFGFGSSEERATFRQLIKISGVGSRTALAILSGMSVADLAQAITLQEAGRLTRVPGIGKKTAERLLLELKGKLGADLGAASAAIAAGDHSSDILNALLALGYSDKEALLAMKSVPAGSGVSDGIKLALKSLSKA; this is encoded by the coding sequence ATGATAGGTCGCATCGCAGGCATCCTCATTGAAAAAAATCCCCCGCAATTATTGGTTGATTGCCAGGGCGTGGGCTATGAAATCGATGTCCCCATGAGTACGTTTTACAATCTGCCAGCATTAGGTGAAAAAGTCATACTACTCACCCATCTGGCGATACGCGAAGACGCGCATGTTTTGTTTGGTTTTGGCAGCTCAGAAGAGCGCGCCACCTTTCGCCAGTTAATCAAAATTAGCGGCGTCGGTTCGCGTACTGCGCTGGCGATTTTATCTGGCATGTCGGTGGCCGATCTGGCGCAAGCGATTACCTTGCAGGAAGCCGGACGCCTGACCCGCGTGCCAGGCATAGGTAAAAAAACGGCCGAGCGCTTGCTACTCGAGTTAAAAGGTAAATTGGGTGCAGACCTGGGTGCTGCTAGCGCAGCGATTGCCGCTGGCGACCATAGTTCGGATATCCTCAATGCCTTGCTGGCACTCGGCTATTCCGACAAAGAAGCCTTGCTGGCAATGAAGTCGGTGCCGGCTGGTTCTGGCGTCTCGGATGGCATCAAGCTGGCACTTAAATCGCTGTCTAAAGCGTAA
- a CDS encoding tRNA-uridine aminocarboxypropyltransferase, which produces MSLTSQLPTSRREICTRCLRPVSACICQWITATSSKVELIILQHPLEQHHAKGSARLLHLSVANSQLHIAEKFETEFLQSILFATEKTTLLLYPKRSEGQSGVVESPPLDHQCLALPDQLRLIVLDGTWRKSRKMLYQNPLLQSLARLALNDMPDSQYRIRKAHRPDQLSTLEATCQALMLLENNSEKYQPLLAAFDGFIRQQQSLYVIPG; this is translated from the coding sequence ATGAGTTTGACTTCGCAACTACCGACTAGCCGCAGAGAAATTTGCACGCGCTGCCTGCGTCCAGTGAGTGCCTGTATCTGTCAGTGGATCACCGCGACGTCCTCTAAGGTTGAACTCATCATCTTGCAGCATCCGCTGGAGCAGCACCATGCCAAAGGCAGTGCGCGCCTACTGCATTTGAGTGTGGCAAATAGTCAGTTGCATATCGCTGAAAAATTTGAAACTGAATTTTTGCAAAGTATCTTATTTGCGACTGAGAAGACGACGCTGTTACTCTACCCTAAGCGCTCAGAAGGTCAGAGTGGTGTGGTCGAGTCGCCGCCCCTGGATCATCAATGTTTGGCGTTACCTGATCAATTGCGTTTGATAGTATTGGATGGAACCTGGCGTAAAAGCCGCAAAATGCTGTATCAAAACCCACTCTTGCAAAGCCTCGCTAGACTGGCCTTGAATGATATGCCGGATTCACAATATCGCATTCGTAAAGCACATAGACCTGATCAACTGTCCACTCTGGAGGCGACTTGCCAAGCCTTGATGCTGCTGGAAAATAACTCAGAAAAATACCAGCCGCTACTGGCTGCCTTTGATGGGTTTATCAGGCAGCAGCAGAGTCTGTATGTGATTCCAGGCTAG